The following are encoded together in the Astyanax mexicanus isolate ESR-SI-001 chromosome 8, AstMex3_surface, whole genome shotgun sequence genome:
- the cnpy4 gene encoding protein canopy 4 isoform X2 gives MLGAAVFPGAGGADVAVKSEVEMIRGVMKVSVLFLCFLFSLAVAEQEERLPKKCEVCKFLTVELQAALEKTGRSKEVMELGEVLDTGKRRRKIKYNTSETRLTEAVDNICAGILQYNVHAERPGSLRYAKGASQTMSTLKNLVDKGVKVELGIPYELWDEPTVEVADLKRQCETMLEEYEEVVEDWYFNHQEQRLEKFLCETHVLKNSDMECLKEVWKGDMGTKGTAEESESESNKEGDGQTHDAGEL, from the exons ATGCTCGGCGCTGCTGTATTCCCCGGTGCTGGTGGTGCGGATGTGGCTGTAAAGTCAGAGGTGGAGATGATCCGCGGCGTTATGAAAGTTTCTGTTTTattcctgtgttttctgttcagCCTCGCTGTAGCAGAGCAGGAGGAGCGGCTTCCCAAGAAATGTGAAG tatgcAAGTTCTTGACAGTGGAGTTGCAGGCAGCTCTAGAAAAGACTGGCCGCTCCAAAGAGGTAATGGAGCTTGGAGAGGTGCTGGACACCGGGAAACGCAGACGCAAAATCAAGTACAATACCTC GGAAACACGGTTGACGGAAGCTGTGGACAACATCTGCGCAGGGATTCTGCAGTACAACGTCCATGCTGAGAGACCGGGGAGCCTCCGATACGCCAAG GGGGCCAGTCAGACCATGAGCACTCTGAAGAATCTGGTTGATAAGGGAGTCAAGGTGGAGCTGGGTATCCCTTATGAGCTCTGGGATGAACCAACGGTGGAGGTGGCAGACCTGAAGAGACAG TGTGAGACTATGCTGGAGGAATATGAAGAGGTGGTAGAGGACTGGTACTTCAATCATCAGGAGCAAAGACTGGAGAAGTTTCTTTGCGAAACTCATGTCCTGAAAAACTCTGACATGG aaTGCTTGAAGGAGGTGTGGAAAGGTGACATGGGAACTAAAGGAACAGCTGAGGAGTCGGAGAGTGAAAGCAATAAAGAAGGAGATGGACAAACGCATGATGCTGGAGAGCTTTAA
- the cnpy4 gene encoding protein canopy 4 isoform X1: MLGAAVFPGAGGADVAVKSEVEMIRGVMKVSVLFLCFLFSLAVAEQEERLPKKCEDFWPCLFTFWVCKFLTVELQAALEKTGRSKEVMELGEVLDTGKRRRKIKYNTSETRLTEAVDNICAGILQYNVHAERPGSLRYAKGASQTMSTLKNLVDKGVKVELGIPYELWDEPTVEVADLKRQCETMLEEYEEVVEDWYFNHQEQRLEKFLCETHVLKNSDMECLKEVWKGDMGTKGTAEESESESNKEGDGQTHDAGEL; the protein is encoded by the exons ATGCTCGGCGCTGCTGTATTCCCCGGTGCTGGTGGTGCGGATGTGGCTGTAAAGTCAGAGGTGGAGATGATCCGCGGCGTTATGAAAGTTTCTGTTTTattcctgtgttttctgttcagCCTCGCTGTAGCAGAGCAGGAGGAGCGGCTTCCCAAGAAATGTGAAG ATTTTTGGCCTTGTCTTTTCACATTTTGGG tatgcAAGTTCTTGACAGTGGAGTTGCAGGCAGCTCTAGAAAAGACTGGCCGCTCCAAAGAGGTAATGGAGCTTGGAGAGGTGCTGGACACCGGGAAACGCAGACGCAAAATCAAGTACAATACCTC GGAAACACGGTTGACGGAAGCTGTGGACAACATCTGCGCAGGGATTCTGCAGTACAACGTCCATGCTGAGAGACCGGGGAGCCTCCGATACGCCAAG GGGGCCAGTCAGACCATGAGCACTCTGAAGAATCTGGTTGATAAGGGAGTCAAGGTGGAGCTGGGTATCCCTTATGAGCTCTGGGATGAACCAACGGTGGAGGTGGCAGACCTGAAGAGACAG TGTGAGACTATGCTGGAGGAATATGAAGAGGTGGTAGAGGACTGGTACTTCAATCATCAGGAGCAAAGACTGGAGAAGTTTCTTTGCGAAACTCATGTCCTGAAAAACTCTGACATGG aaTGCTTGAAGGAGGTGTGGAAAGGTGACATGGGAACTAAAGGAACAGCTGAGGAGTCGGAGAGTGAAAGCAATAAAGAAGGAGATGGACAAACGCATGATGCTGGAGAGCTTTAA